The genomic stretch GTCTACGACGTGAAGTGCTTCTGTATGTTCAATAACAAGATAAGCCCCTTTGGAACTTGGTATGTTGACATGTTTTCCGAAGCTCTGTTTAAGCTGTTTTTCAACATTGTAATATTCCAGAAGTGGAATATGAGAATCATAAAACTGGACAATATTTTTCTTTTCAGGCGCAATCACTTCAACGTAATTGGTCATTTCGTTTACCATTTGCTCATCGTCGCAGATAATATTCACGAAATCCTGATTAAAATTGTCTCTTAAAATAGCTGAAGCTTTGTCTTCTTCACTTAAAACTTTAGACGGAACTTTATTTCTCTGGATATTTTTAAAGGTACTTTCCCATTTCTGAATCAGCTGATTCATATCATTATGAAGGTCAGCTACCTTTTTTCCTTCGGCCACAGTTCTGATAATGACTCCGAAACCTTCAGGCTTAATGCTGTCGATGAGAGTCCTTAATCTTTCCTTTTCCTCAAAACTCTTTATTTTTTTGGAAATGGAAACTTTATTATCGAATGGAATTAAAACCAAAAAACGTCCTGTAAGTGAAACTTGGGTAGAAATTCTGGGACCTTTTGTAGAAATAGGTTCCTTGGTAATTTGTAAAAGAACAAGATCGTCTTTTGCAATAACTTTATCTACCGTTCCGTTTTTATCTATTTCGGGCTGTATCTCGAAATTTTTTAAGCTTGAAGAGTTTTGTTTTTTAGAGATTGTATCTTTTAAAAACTTTCTGTAGGTAAGATATTGTGGTCCCAAGTCCTGATAATGCAGGAATGCATCCTTGTCGTAACCTATATTTACGAATGCCGCATTAAGGTTAGGGGCCAGCTTTTTTACTTTTCCTATAAACAGATCTCCAACTATAAAATCGCTTTTGTCCTCTTGCTCATGAAGTTCACATAGTCTTCCGTCTTCCAGCAGTGCAATCTTTGTAAGATCATCTTCATGCGAAACTATTAGTTCTTTCTTCATTTTGTTATCAGATAAAAATTGTTAAGATTTTAGGAAATTGGTATTGTTCTAGATTAATTCATCTATTAAATATAAGGATTTAGAATGAAAACCATTATATTTTTATTAAAATAATATTTGAAACCATCCGTTTTCCTCGGAATCTTATAGTTGCAAACAAAAATATAGTCGGTGAACTTTAAAAACTTAAAACCACCAACTATATCATTATATTGTAAATCTCGAAAAAAAGAGATTATTTTTTCTTATGTCTGTTTGCTCTTCTTCTTTTCTTTCTTTTGTGAGTCGCAACCTTGTGTCTTTTTCTTTTCTTTCCGCTTGGCATAATTTTAATTTTTTAGTAACTAGTTAATATTCAGTTAATGTTCTTATTTTACTGCAACTTTCGTTTTTACTTTCTCTACAAAAGATTTTGAAGGTTTGAAAGCAGGAATGTTATGAGCAGGAATCTCAATCGCAGTGTTTTTAGAAATATTTCTTCCTGTTTTAGCAGCTCTTGTTTTAATGATAAAAGATCCAAAACCTCTCAGATAAACGTTATCCCCATTATACATAGAAGTTCTGATCTCCTGCATAAAAGCTTCTACAACTTTCTGTGTTTCATTCTTTTCTGTTCCCAACTTATTTGAGATGGTGTTTACCAATTCTGCCTTTGTCATTTCCTTATTTTAATTTTAAATTTTAGGTGTGCAAATTTAGTTAAAAAAATTGAATACTAGCAAATTAGTGGCAAAATATTTTTGTTCAAATAGTTGAGCTATTAATGTATATGCTATGTTAACGCAGGTTGGTGATAATTTAACGATAAAATAATATTACAGTATAATGCTGAAAAATCATCAATAATAGTAAAAAATGGAACATATAACAATCAACTTACAACAGCTTTCTGCTACACATTCTAAATCCCATAATGGCTACATACTGGAGTTGTAGTATCCATTTTCCACACAGAAACGGATGAGGTGAAGCTTAGTTTTTAATCCCAGCTTCTCTGTGAGACGGTTGATATAAGTATCAATCGTTCTTGTGCTCAGGTTCAGCTTTTCTGCAATTTCCTTATTACTGAAACCTTCATAACAGAATCGCATAAGCTGTATCTCAGACGGAGAAAGCTCTTCCTGTCCCTTTTTCTGTCTGTCCATATATTCCTGTACGGCAAGTGGCTGCTGTTCCCATTCTTTTGAATAGGCCTCATAATCAAATTCATCAGAGGCAATGCTCCCTTTAATGATATCTTTAATAATAGTGCTGTTCTTTTGGCAGTAATAGATATTAGGTATTCTCGATAGAATTTCAGCCATATCCTCCTGGTAAGTACCGGAATAAGTGATGATAGGGGTTTCTGCGTTGTTTTTTCGGATATATTTAATGGCTTCTATTCCGCTTAATACCGGCATAAAAAGCTCTATGATGAATACATCTTCTTGCCTTCTGTAAATTCTGTTCACAAGCTCGTGACCATTGTTACAGTCGTTCAATAGCATATAGAAGGGATTTTCCATTAAAGTTTTGATCATTATTTTTTTAAAATAAAAATCGCTGTCTGCAATAGAAAAACGCACGGTATTAGATAATATTTTACTCATTCTTAATATCGATTTGGCAAATGATATTCAAAATTCAGAGGCCTAATTTATGAAAAACTTATTAAAGAGAAAATTAATATTAATTTAAACCGGGATTTTACGAAACCGTGACAGGGAAAATACGTATTGTGCATAAAAAATTTTTTTTATACTTTCACAGGCCAAACAAATCGCAAATATATGTCTTCGAACAGGGAAAAAAAATTGAACAAATCTGACGTCAGAACGGGC from Chryseobacterium indologenes encodes the following:
- a CDS encoding HU family DNA-binding protein, encoding MTKAELVNTISNKLGTEKNETQKVVEAFMQEIRTSMYNGDNVYLRGFGSFIIKTRAAKTGRNISKNTAIEIPAHNIPAFKPSKSFVEKVKTKVAVK
- a CDS encoding Rne/Rng family ribonuclease, producing the protein MKKELIVSHEDDLTKIALLEDGRLCELHEQEDKSDFIVGDLFIGKVKKLAPNLNAAFVNIGYDKDAFLHYQDLGPQYLTYRKFLKDTISKKQNSSSLKNFEIQPEIDKNGTVDKVIAKDDLVLLQITKEPISTKGPRISTQVSLTGRFLVLIPFDNKVSISKKIKSFEEKERLRTLIDSIKPEGFGVIIRTVAEGKKVADLHNDMNQLIQKWESTFKNIQRNKVPSKVLSEEDKASAILRDNFNQDFVNIICDDEQMVNEMTNYVEVIAPEKKNIVQFYDSHIPLLEYYNVEKQLKQSFGKHVNIPSSKGAYLVIEHTEALHVVDVNSGNNITTGTAVNKEHALKVNKMAATEIARQLRLRDMGGIIVIDFIDMPNSEHRRELYEHLKEEMKRDKARHKILPPSKFGLIQITRQRNRPEKQIETKEENPNKDGEIVAPIVIVERMGETLRNILQKEKGKIYLHVHPFVEAYLTKGLLKSIQMKWFMKYKKWVTIVPRDSFKYLEYRIYNSKKEELIEFSN
- a CDS encoding response regulator transcription factor; its protein translation is MSKILSNTVRFSIADSDFYFKKIMIKTLMENPFYMLLNDCNNGHELVNRIYRRQEDVFIIELFMPVLSGIEAIKYIRKNNAETPIITYSGTYQEDMAEILSRIPNIYYCQKNSTIIKDIIKGSIASDEFDYEAYSKEWEQQPLAVQEYMDRQKKGQEELSPSEIQLMRFCYEGFSNKEIAEKLNLSTRTIDTYINRLTEKLGLKTKLHLIRFCVENGYYNSSM